Below is a window of Halarcobacter anaerophilus DNA.
GTTTTTAAAAAAATCAACCAACTTACTTGCACAATAAAGAGGCAAAATTCCTTGGGCTTCCATTGGTCCCACAATTGCAATTTTAGGAGCTTTTTTATTTTTTCCTTTAAATAAAAAACCTTCTACGATAAGAGGTTCTCTACTTAATGACTCAATCTTCAAAACTTCAATTTTTTTCACTTTTTTCTCCAAAAATTCTAGCTAATAAAGAGCCTTCATATACGACAGGATACTCTCTTAATGTGAAAAGAATTCCTCCGTTTGGAGCAAAGAGTTCGCTTAAAACTTCTCCGCTTAAAGGACTTACTATTTCACCTATTTTCTCATTTTTTTTAATTATTTCACAATGATCCAAAGAGGGAACGAAAAGTCCGCTTTTGGGTGCATTTATATAAAAGACATCCCCTATTTGGGATGAGAAAGGAGTTCTAACCTCAAATTTTTCATCCGTAACTATCATATTCTGTTTTTGCATTAAATTTAAAATACCCGTAAGCAACTGTTTTGAATACTCTTTTGTAAGTCTCATTCCCACACCCATCTCTACAACCAAAGTTTTTGTTCCAAGAGAGTTTAAAGTATGAGAAAAAGTAGCTTCTAAAACCGTTACGGCATCATGTATCCAAATAAAATCACAATTTAACTCTTTTGCCAAAGGCAGAGTCTCTTTTGAAAATAGTTTATTTATTCTTATTTGGGGGATTTCTCTTAAAAAAATATTGCTTGAGTGAATATCAATAGCAATATCGCTGCCTTTTATATCTTCTGTTAATGCATGAACTACCTGACCGGGTAAAAATTCATCTTCTCCGCCCGGGAAAGCCCTGTTTAAATCTATATCATAATTAGGAAAACTTCTTGTAATGGTATCTATTCCCAAAGGATTAACAGCAGGATAAATATCAACTATGGCATTTAATTTGTCAATATTTTCATTCAACCATTTTGCCAATGAATATATTACAAGCTGTCCTTCAAGTTCATCTCCGTGAATTCCGCTTACAATAGAGATTCTTTTTAATTTCTTCTCTTTTTTTTCTTTAGGTTTGAACCTTGTTCTTTTTATTGTCAGTTTTTCCCCCACGGGAAGTCGTGAGGTAAAAATTTCAGTTGTTTTTTTCATTGTTGTGTAACTATTATTTTATCTATTTTTGAATTTATTGAATTTAGTATTGTATCATAAGATTCTCTCTCTCCGTGAACAACAAATTGCGCTTCGGGATTAAGTCTTGAAACTATAATATCTATTTCATCCATAATTACAAGAGAAAAGCTCTTATCTCTTTTTAATCTTAAATGAAAATCCACTTTTTCGACAAGCTTTCCAAGCCTTATAAAGTAGTCACTCGTATTTCTCTCTTGTTTTCTTGTCAGTTCTCCCCAGATTTCACTAACCCTTGAAGACATTTTTTCAACAAAAGAGCAATCTATAACAAAGTTATCGTTATTTGCTTGTTTCAATGTTTCCGAAAACTCGATTATAGAACCAAAAGCATTTAAATCTAAATAGGCTCTACAGATAATGGCATTTTCTCTTATATAACTTATCAAAGTATAGATATTTGCTTCATGATCTCCAAAAACCGCCTGAGATAAAAAGTCATTTGCATTTTTATATTTAATATCAATATCCAATCTTTTAAAAAGTTTTTTACCTGAGGTTTTATCCACATCAATAATATCATCAAAAGTAATTATAATTTCATTTAAGGTTGATTCGATTCTTTCTAAATATCTACCTAGCCAATAAAGACCGTTTGCAACATTTGCCGTTAATAATTGTTCCATTTTATGCCTCCACTACCCAAGTATCTTTAAATCCGCCGCCTTGTGATGAATTTACCAAATAATTGCCTGCTTCAATTGCATAACGTGTTAGTCCGCAACTCCAAACTTTAGGTTCTTCATCCATTATTACATAAGCTCTAAAGTCTGCTTTTCTTTGAACTATTTCATCATTTATATAACAATCTTCATCGTAAAATTCTATTAACTCTTGGGCTATAAATCTTCTGGGATTTGCTTCAATAATTGTTTTTAAATCCTGAATTTGGATTTCCGACATTGAGTGTCCGAACATAACGCCGTATCCTCCGGCTTCGGCAACATCTTTTATTACAAGTTTTTCCATATTTTCAAAAATATATTTTTTATCTTTCTCAAAATAGGGCAAATATGTAGGAGCATTTTGTAAAATAGGCTCTTCATTTAGATAATATTTAATCATTTTAGGAACAAAATAATAAATACCTTTGTCATCGGCAACACCGTTTCCAGGAGCATTCATAATAGCCACATTGCCTGCTAAATAAACTTCCATAATACCAGGAACTCCTATTAAACTCTCTTCATTAAAAAATTTAGGGTCTAAAAACTCATCGTCAAGTCTTCTGTAAACAGCTCCCACTTTTACTTT
It encodes the following:
- a CDS encoding M14 family metallopeptidase, which gives rise to MKKTTEIFTSRLPVGEKLTIKRTRFKPKEKKEKKLKRISIVSGIHGDELEGQLVIYSLAKWLNENIDKLNAIVDIYPAVNPLGIDTITRSFPNYDIDLNRAFPGGEDEFLPGQVVHALTEDIKGSDIAIDIHSSNIFLREIPQIRINKLFSKETLPLAKELNCDFIWIHDAVTVLEATFSHTLNSLGTKTLVVEMGVGMRLTKEYSKQLLTGILNLMQKQNMIVTDEKFEVRTPFSSQIGDVFYINAPKSGLFVPSLDHCEIIKKNEKIGEIVSPLSGEVLSELFAPNGGILFTLREYPVVYEGSLLARIFGEKSEKN
- a CDS encoding alpha-E domain-containing protein; translated protein: MEQLLTANVANGLYWLGRYLERIESTLNEIIITFDDIIDVDKTSGKKLFKRLDIDIKYKNANDFLSQAVFGDHEANIYTLISYIRENAIICRAYLDLNAFGSIIEFSETLKQANNDNFVIDCSFVEKMSSRVSEIWGELTRKQERNTSDYFIRLGKLVEKVDFHLRLKRDKSFSLVIMDEIDIIVSRLNPEAQFVVHGERESYDTILNSINSKIDKIIVTQQ